Proteins encoded together in one Catellatospora citrea window:
- a CDS encoding RNA polymerase sigma factor → MTVTTEHDPPAGADPPAEQPPPDPADLGAMFDAYARDLLRYAGQRVGEQVAEDVVAQTFLIAYEQRHRYDGTRGAMLPWLYGICGNLLRRHRRTEVRALRAVAATQSHTADEVAPDARSAERVDAQRTVARVATALSRLPRRQREVLLLFAVAELEYAEIAQALGIPLGSVQSALHRARTKIKSALAAAGGSR, encoded by the coding sequence ATGACCGTGACGACCGAGCACGACCCACCGGCCGGAGCCGACCCACCGGCCGAGCAGCCGCCGCCGGACCCCGCCGACCTCGGCGCGATGTTCGACGCGTACGCCCGCGACCTGCTGCGCTACGCCGGGCAGCGGGTCGGCGAGCAGGTCGCCGAGGACGTCGTGGCGCAGACCTTCCTGATCGCGTACGAGCAGCGCCACCGCTACGACGGCACCCGCGGCGCGATGCTGCCCTGGCTGTACGGCATCTGCGGCAACCTGCTGCGCCGCCACCGCCGCACCGAGGTCCGGGCGCTGCGCGCCGTGGCCGCCACGCAGTCCCACACCGCTGACGAGGTCGCGCCGGACGCCCGCTCCGCGGAGCGCGTCGACGCGCAGCGCACCGTGGCCCGCGTCGCGACCGCGCTGTCCAGGCTGCCCCGCCGCCAGCGCGAGGTGCTGCTGCTGTTCGCCGTCGCCGAGCTGGAGTACGCCGAGATCGCCCAGGCGCTCGGCATCCCGCTGGGCTCCGTGCAGTCGGCGCTGCACCGCGCCCGTACGAAGATCAAATCCGCGCTCGCCGCCGCCGGAGGTTCCCGATGA
- a CDS encoding NAD(P)/FAD-dependent oxidoreductase, with protein sequence MSADEQVFVIVGASLAGARAAEALRAEGFTGRVLLIGQEDEVPYERPPLSKGFLQGKDPREKAYVHPREWYAEQDIELMLGRRVVAVHPESRTVTLDGDEQFAYDKLLLATGSVVRTLDVPGADAEGIRYLRAYRDSEALRQALTADPRPQVLVVGSGWIGLEIAAAARGYGCPVTVVSDERAPLRHVLGDELAALFQALHEANGVEFRFESGVRSFGDLDGAVRSALLDDGTELAADLVAVGVGIRPATELAEHAGLAVDNGVVTDAGLRTSDPHIYACGDVASTLNPLLGRHLRTEHWANARAGGKAAGKAMLGQEVSYAQVPYFFTDQYDLGMEYCGWAGPGDYARVVFRGDPTVRDGKAPEVIAFWLTDDNRVVAAMNINIWDVQDDLNALVKAGFAGTPANPARLTDPTVPLPEVLAG encoded by the coding sequence ATGAGTGCGGACGAGCAGGTATTCGTCATCGTCGGTGCGTCGCTGGCCGGGGCCAGGGCCGCCGAGGCGCTGCGGGCCGAGGGCTTCACCGGCCGCGTGCTGCTGATCGGGCAGGAGGACGAGGTGCCCTACGAGCGCCCGCCGCTGTCCAAGGGCTTCCTGCAGGGCAAGGACCCGCGCGAGAAGGCGTACGTGCACCCGCGCGAGTGGTACGCCGAGCAGGACATCGAGCTGATGCTCGGCCGTCGCGTGGTGGCGGTGCACCCGGAGTCCCGCACGGTGACGCTGGACGGAGACGAGCAGTTCGCGTACGACAAGCTGCTCCTGGCCACGGGTTCGGTCGTACGCACCCTCGACGTGCCCGGCGCCGACGCGGAGGGGATCCGCTACCTGCGCGCCTACCGCGACTCCGAGGCGCTGCGGCAGGCGCTGACCGCCGATCCGCGGCCCCAGGTCCTGGTCGTCGGCTCGGGGTGGATCGGCCTGGAGATCGCGGCCGCGGCCCGGGGCTACGGCTGCCCCGTCACCGTCGTGTCGGACGAGCGTGCCCCGCTGCGGCACGTGCTCGGCGACGAGCTGGCCGCGCTGTTCCAGGCGCTGCACGAGGCGAACGGGGTCGAGTTCCGGTTCGAGTCCGGGGTGCGCTCGTTCGGCGACCTGGACGGCGCGGTGCGCAGCGCGCTGCTGGACGACGGCACCGAGCTGGCCGCCGACCTGGTGGCGGTCGGGGTCGGCATCCGGCCCGCCACCGAACTGGCCGAGCACGCCGGGCTGGCCGTGGACAACGGCGTCGTCACCGATGCGGGCCTGCGCACCTCGGATCCGCACATCTATGCCTGCGGGGACGTGGCCTCGACCCTGAACCCGCTGCTGGGCCGGCACCTGCGCACCGAGCACTGGGCCAACGCGCGGGCCGGCGGCAAGGCGGCGGGCAAGGCGATGCTCGGGCAGGAGGTGTCGTACGCGCAGGTGCCGTACTTCTTCACCGACCAGTACGACCTGGGCATGGAGTACTGCGGCTGGGCGGGTCCGGGCGACTACGCCCGCGTCGTCTTCCGCGGCGACCCCACCGTCCGCGACGGCAAGGCCCCCGAGGTCATCGCCTTCTGGCTCACCGACGACAACCGCGTCGTGGCCGCGATGAACATCAACATCTGGGACGTCCAGGACGACCTCAACGCCCTGGTCAAAGCCGGCTTCGCCGGCACCCCCGCCAACCCCGCCCGCCTCACCGACCCCACCGTCCCCCTGCCCGAGGTCCTCGCGGGTTGA
- the polX gene encoding DNA polymerase/3'-5' exonuclease PolX, with protein sequence MARPNEVVAAALQEYADLISITGGDAFRARTYEKAARGVAGHATDVATLDLKGLEQIPGVGKSTAEKVVEYLSSGRMEALEQLRAKVPAGVRELIAIPGLGPAKAMTLHRELGISSMDELVHAIEAGRLSGLRGFGAKTAANILHGVEVLRHSGGRVMVSTALEVAEEVIAALSGLPGCEKCTYAGSLRRGRDSIGDVDILVAARESKPIMAAFTELPLVGEVIAGGPAKTSIRTTGGLQVDLRVVPPESWGAALQYFTGSKEHNIRVREIAVRKGLKLSEYGLFRAEDDTLLVSETEEEVYEQLGLPWIAPTLREDRGEVAAARNGTLPQLVTAADIRGDLHTHTNLTDGVSTLEEMLAAGRARGYRYYAVTDHAKDMPMQRMTDAKMLAQRKKLRALAGDGKMALLHGSELNIDPDGGVDWDADFLAGFDICVASVHSHFTQTPAELTHRFVKACENPYVNIIGHPTTRLIGRRKPVEPDWDAVFDAAAATGTAMEVNAFPDRLDLPDELIMRARERGVKFAINTDSHSTVHLDMLRFGIAIAQRGWLTPADVINTWTLTKLKAFVTAKRRAA encoded by the coding sequence ATGGCCCGGCCAAACGAGGTCGTCGCGGCGGCACTGCAGGAGTACGCCGATCTCATCTCGATCACCGGCGGTGACGCCTTCCGGGCCCGCACCTACGAGAAGGCCGCCCGCGGGGTGGCTGGCCACGCCACCGACGTGGCGACGCTCGACCTGAAGGGTCTGGAGCAGATCCCGGGTGTCGGCAAGTCCACCGCGGAGAAGGTCGTCGAGTACCTCTCCTCCGGCCGGATGGAGGCGCTGGAGCAGCTGCGGGCCAAGGTGCCCGCCGGGGTGCGCGAGCTGATCGCGATCCCCGGCCTGGGTCCGGCCAAGGCCATGACGCTGCACCGCGAGCTGGGCATCTCCTCGATGGACGAGCTGGTCCACGCGATCGAGGCGGGGCGGCTGTCGGGGCTGCGCGGGTTCGGCGCGAAGACCGCGGCGAACATCCTGCACGGCGTCGAGGTGCTGCGGCACAGCGGCGGCCGGGTGATGGTCTCCACGGCGCTGGAGGTCGCCGAGGAGGTGATCGCGGCCCTGTCGGGGCTGCCCGGCTGCGAGAAGTGCACGTACGCCGGGTCGCTGCGGCGCGGCCGGGACAGCATCGGCGACGTGGACATCCTGGTCGCCGCGCGCGAGTCCAAGCCGATCATGGCGGCGTTCACGGAGCTGCCGCTGGTCGGCGAGGTCATCGCGGGCGGGCCGGCGAAGACCTCGATCCGCACCACCGGCGGGCTCCAGGTCGACCTGCGGGTGGTGCCGCCGGAGTCGTGGGGCGCGGCGCTGCAGTACTTCACCGGGTCCAAGGAGCACAACATCCGGGTACGCGAGATCGCCGTGCGCAAGGGCCTCAAGCTGTCCGAGTACGGCCTGTTCCGCGCGGAGGACGACACGCTGCTGGTGTCGGAGACCGAGGAGGAGGTGTACGAGCAGCTCGGCCTGCCCTGGATCGCGCCGACCCTGCGCGAGGACCGCGGCGAGGTCGCCGCCGCCCGTAACGGCACGCTGCCGCAGCTCGTCACCGCGGCCGACATCCGCGGTGACCTGCACACCCACACCAACCTCACCGACGGCGTGTCCACGCTGGAGGAGATGCTGGCCGCCGGGCGGGCCCGGGGCTACCGCTACTACGCGGTCACCGACCACGCCAAGGACATGCCGATGCAGCGGATGACCGACGCGAAGATGCTCGCCCAGCGCAAGAAGCTGCGGGCGCTGGCCGGTGACGGGAAGATGGCGCTGCTGCACGGCAGCGAGCTGAACATCGACCCCGACGGCGGGGTGGACTGGGACGCCGACTTCCTGGCCGGGTTCGACATCTGCGTCGCGTCGGTCCACTCGCACTTCACGCAGACTCCGGCGGAGCTGACGCACCGGTTCGTGAAGGCGTGCGAGAACCCGTACGTCAACATCATCGGGCATCCGACCACGCGGCTGATCGGGCGGCGCAAGCCGGTCGAGCCGGACTGGGACGCGGTGTTCGACGCGGCGGCCGCGACCGGCACCGCGATGGAGGTGAACGCGTTCCCGGACCGGCTCGACCTGCCGGACGAGCTGATCATGCGGGCGCGCGAGCGGGGGGTGAAGTTCGCGATCAACACGGACTCGCACTCCACGGTGCACCTGGACATGCTGCGCTTCGGCATCGCGATCGCCCAGCGCGGCTGGCTGACCCCGGCCGACGTGATCAACACATGGACGCTGACCAAGCTGAAGGCGTTCGTCACCGCCAAGCGCCGCGCGGCGTGA
- a CDS encoding response regulator yields MTLRVLLVDDQPLVRAGIAMLLAAEPDMAVVGECGDGADAVAQALALRPDVVLMDVRMSGMDGVEATRRITADGFAGDPDRPVKVVILTTYHVDETVYAALRAGASGFLLKDAVPAELTLAVRAVAAGEAWLDPAVARGLLDEFTARPGQHAPTPARMRGLTEREREVLVLAAYGLSNTEIAASLVIGEATVKTHLGRVLMKLGVRDRTQAVVAAYQHGLVEPGSRAFS; encoded by the coding sequence ATGACCTTGCGAGTACTGCTCGTCGACGACCAGCCGCTGGTCCGGGCCGGGATCGCGATGCTGCTGGCGGCCGAGCCGGACATGGCGGTCGTCGGCGAGTGCGGCGACGGCGCCGACGCGGTGGCCCAGGCCCTGGCGCTGCGGCCGGACGTGGTGCTGATGGACGTGCGCATGTCCGGCATGGACGGGGTGGAGGCGACCCGGCGCATCACCGCCGACGGCTTCGCGGGCGACCCGGACCGGCCGGTCAAGGTCGTCATCCTGACCACCTACCACGTCGACGAGACGGTGTACGCGGCACTGCGCGCGGGCGCGTCCGGCTTCCTGCTCAAGGACGCGGTGCCCGCCGAGCTGACGCTCGCGGTGCGGGCGGTGGCGGCCGGGGAGGCCTGGCTCGACCCGGCGGTGGCCCGGGGCCTGCTGGACGAGTTCACCGCCCGGCCCGGACAGCACGCGCCCACCCCGGCCCGGATGCGCGGGCTGACCGAGCGCGAGCGCGAGGTCCTGGTGCTCGCGGCGTACGGGCTGTCCAACACGGAGATCGCGGCGTCGCTGGTCATCGGCGAGGCCACGGTGAAGACCCACCTCGGGCGGGTGCTGATGAAGCTCGGCGTGCGCGACCGCACCCAGGCCGTGGTGGCCGCCTACCAGCACGGCCTGGTCGAGCCCGGCTCCCGCGCCTTCTCCTGA
- a CDS encoding LacI family DNA-binding transcriptional regulator has product MTAAPETPGRTVSPRCTLGDIAREANVSVPTVSKVLNGHSDISPQTRRRIETLLTRYGYQRPRAPRRKTQRGDLIDLVINELDSAWGLEILTGVEQVAEAAGLGLVVSAVHNRASLTRRWLEGLISRGSQGAILVLSDLSEDQRAELQRRTLPFVVVDGVSQPPPDVPSVGATNFSGGYAAAEHLIKLGHRRIGAIGGPEQLLCSRARIAGYRAALESAGLPTDRDLVRYGNFQHGGGLRAAQQLLALPDPPTAIFAGSDQQATGVYEAARLIGRQIPHDLSVVGFDDLHYAQWTAPPLTTIRQPLHEMGASAARLLLRLVNGEHLEAPRIELHTELIHRNSTAPPTCGNS; this is encoded by the coding sequence GTGACCGCCGCCCCCGAAACTCCAGGCCGGACCGTCTCGCCGCGATGCACCCTCGGCGACATCGCCCGCGAGGCGAACGTGTCCGTGCCGACCGTGTCGAAGGTCCTCAACGGCCACAGCGACATCTCGCCGCAGACCCGCCGCCGGATCGAAACCCTGCTCACCCGGTACGGCTACCAGCGCCCCCGGGCCCCGCGCCGCAAGACCCAGCGCGGGGACCTGATCGACCTCGTCATCAACGAGCTGGACAGCGCCTGGGGTCTGGAGATCCTCACCGGCGTCGAGCAGGTCGCCGAGGCCGCCGGGCTGGGCCTGGTCGTCTCCGCGGTGCACAACCGGGCCAGCCTCACCCGCCGCTGGCTGGAGGGCCTGATCTCACGCGGCTCGCAGGGCGCGATCCTGGTGCTGTCGGACCTGTCCGAGGACCAGCGTGCCGAACTGCAGCGCCGCACCCTGCCGTTCGTCGTGGTCGACGGGGTCAGCCAGCCCCCGCCGGACGTGCCCAGCGTCGGCGCGACCAACTTCTCCGGCGGGTACGCCGCCGCCGAACACCTGATCAAGCTCGGGCACCGCCGGATCGGCGCGATCGGCGGCCCCGAGCAGCTGCTGTGCAGCCGCGCCCGGATCGCCGGCTACCGCGCCGCGCTGGAGTCGGCGGGCCTGCCCACGGACCGCGACCTGGTGCGCTACGGCAACTTCCAGCACGGCGGCGGCCTGCGCGCCGCCCAGCAGCTACTGGCCCTGCCCGACCCGCCGACCGCCATCTTCGCGGGCAGCGACCAGCAGGCCACCGGCGTCTACGAGGCAGCCCGCCTGATCGGCCGCCAGATCCCCCACGACCTGTCCGTGGTCGGCTTCGACGACCTCCACTACGCCCAGTGGACCGCGCCGCCCCTGACCACCATCCGCCAGCCCCTGCACGAGATGGGCGCCTCCGCCGCCCGCCTCCTGCTCCGCCTGGTCAACGGCGAACACCTCGAAGCCCCCCGCATCGAACTCCACACCGAACTCATCCACCGCAACAGCACCGCCCCACCCACCTGCGGCAACTCTTAA
- a CDS encoding dienelactone hydrolase family protein, translating to MSELGEYLSSEVVVDYADGLISRREALRRLGLLGVGAAVAAPLLAACDAQRDTATPPPTPTVTGPAGPDPLPAEPIMFPGPSGQLQGRWAAAATPKGSVLVVHENKGLTDHIASIAGRLAAAGWSALAIDLLSEEGGTAKFTDPAQATAALNAAPPARFIADMKAGIDELLRRNPGHTVGAMGFCFGGGMVWSLLAAGEPRLHAAAPFYGPFPADASLAGSPDAAVLGVYAQLDDRVNATRDAARAALSKAGLTFEIVTYPDVNHAFFNDTGARYNAPAAAQAWTTLTAWFTQHLT from the coding sequence ATGTCTGAGTTGGGCGAATACCTGTCGAGCGAGGTCGTCGTCGACTACGCCGACGGCCTGATCTCCCGCCGCGAGGCGTTACGCCGCCTGGGCCTGCTCGGGGTCGGCGCGGCCGTGGCGGCTCCGCTGCTGGCCGCATGCGACGCGCAGCGTGACACCGCCACGCCCCCACCGACCCCCACGGTCACCGGCCCGGCGGGCCCGGACCCGCTGCCCGCCGAGCCCATCATGTTCCCCGGCCCGAGTGGTCAACTGCAGGGCCGCTGGGCCGCCGCGGCCACACCGAAAGGCTCCGTGCTCGTCGTCCACGAGAACAAGGGCCTGACCGACCACATCGCCTCGATCGCCGGGCGGCTGGCCGCCGCGGGCTGGTCCGCACTCGCGATCGACCTGCTCTCCGAGGAGGGCGGCACCGCGAAGTTCACCGACCCCGCGCAGGCCACCGCCGCGCTGAACGCCGCCCCGCCCGCACGGTTCATCGCCGACATGAAGGCCGGCATCGACGAGCTGCTGCGGCGCAACCCCGGGCACACCGTCGGCGCGATGGGCTTCTGCTTCGGTGGCGGCATGGTCTGGTCGCTGCTGGCCGCGGGCGAGCCGCGCCTGCACGCCGCGGCGCCGTTCTACGGCCCGTTCCCCGCTGACGCGTCGCTGGCGGGCTCCCCCGACGCCGCCGTGCTGGGTGTGTACGCCCAGCTCGACGACCGGGTCAACGCCACCCGCGACGCGGCCCGCGCGGCCCTGAGCAAAGCGGGCCTGACCTTCGAGATCGTCACCTACCCCGACGTCAACCACGCGTTCTTCAACGACACCGGCGCCCGCTACAACGCCCCCGCCGCCGCCCAGGCCTGGACCACACTCACCGCCTGGTTCACCCAACACCTGACCTGA
- a CDS encoding carbohydrate ABC transporter permease, protein MRGRLDRHLTPYLFVAPFFVLFAVFGAYPLLATLWMSLHDWHLINGDGGFIGLANYSDLFADPDFWNALVNTLSLFVISTVPQLFIALGLAALLNTKLRGRTFWRAGVLVPNVVSVVAVALVFAQVFGRDFGIVNWLLGLVGLDPIDWPADVWSSHLAIAAIVTWRWTGYNALIYLAAMQAVPNDLYESARLDGASTWKAFWTVTVPMIRPTILFTTVVSTIGGLQLFAEPLLFESKGASTGTGGSDRQYQTITMYLYEKGFTLFDAGSAATIAWVLFLIVALFALINFAVVRRTVASR, encoded by the coding sequence ATGCGCGGGCGCCTCGACCGGCACCTCACCCCGTACCTGTTCGTCGCACCGTTCTTCGTGCTGTTCGCCGTGTTCGGGGCATACCCGCTGCTGGCGACGCTGTGGATGTCGCTGCACGACTGGCACCTCATCAATGGCGACGGCGGCTTCATCGGCCTCGCCAACTACAGCGACCTGTTCGCCGACCCCGACTTCTGGAACGCGCTGGTCAACACGCTGAGCCTGTTCGTCATCTCGACGGTGCCGCAGCTGTTCATCGCGCTCGGCCTGGCCGCGCTGCTCAACACGAAACTGCGCGGGCGCACCTTCTGGCGGGCCGGGGTGCTGGTGCCCAACGTGGTGTCCGTGGTGGCGGTGGCGCTGGTCTTCGCCCAGGTCTTCGGCCGCGACTTCGGCATCGTCAACTGGCTGCTGGGCCTGGTCGGGCTCGACCCGATCGACTGGCCCGCCGACGTGTGGTCCTCGCACCTGGCCATCGCGGCCATCGTGACGTGGCGCTGGACCGGCTACAACGCGCTGATCTACCTGGCCGCGATGCAGGCGGTGCCGAACGACCTGTACGAGTCGGCCCGGCTGGACGGCGCGTCGACCTGGAAGGCGTTCTGGACCGTCACCGTGCCGATGATCCGCCCGACGATCCTGTTCACCACGGTCGTGTCCACCATCGGCGGCCTGCAGCTGTTCGCCGAGCCGCTGCTGTTCGAGTCCAAGGGCGCCTCGACCGGCACCGGTGGCTCCGACCGGCAGTACCAGACGATCACGATGTACCTGTACGAGAAGGGCTTCACGCTCTTCGACGCCGGCTCGGCCGCGACCATCGCCTGGGTGCTCTTCCTGATCGTCGCCCTCTTCGCACTGATCAACTTCGCGGTGGTACGCCGCACCGTCGCGAGCCGCTGA
- a CDS encoding extracellular solute-binding protein: MAAGGVFARRGVRLAAGLVAGALALTGCGGGDESGGEGEKITLTVATFSDFGYEPLVKDYMAAHPNVTIKLRVTEFDQHHKQLATRLGAGAGAADIEAVEEGYLPQFRQSKDKFVNLADFGAKDLAKQWLPWKWEQSLADGGNFVMGLGTDMGGLALCYRSDLFKAAGLPVERDQVSALWTGWDEYFAVGDRFVASGSKAKWFDGVGNIYQAMMNQTPYGYFDTADAYVGDSNPAVKTAFDKVAAVANKPGMSAKLDPFSQQWNVGFKQGTFATLPCPSWMLGLIKDGSGPENAGKWDIAKIPGNGGNWGGSFLTVPKQGKHAEEAYELAKFLTSPDAEAKIFQNVGSLPSQPETLKNPAVLGFKNEYFSNAPVGEIYAKSGETLQPNYRGTRDADVRPVFGRALARVEQGKQAPADAWTQALTEAGKALGK; this comes from the coding sequence ATGGCAGCAGGAGGCGTGTTCGCCCGCAGGGGCGTTCGCCTGGCCGCCGGTCTCGTCGCCGGAGCGCTCGCGCTCACCGGCTGCGGCGGCGGCGACGAGAGCGGCGGTGAGGGCGAGAAGATCACCCTTACCGTGGCCACGTTCAGCGACTTCGGGTACGAGCCGCTGGTCAAGGACTACATGGCCGCGCACCCGAACGTCACGATCAAGCTCCGGGTCACCGAGTTCGACCAGCACCACAAGCAGCTGGCCACCCGCCTGGGCGCGGGCGCCGGCGCGGCCGACATCGAGGCCGTCGAAGAGGGCTACCTCCCGCAGTTCCGGCAGTCCAAGGACAAGTTCGTCAACCTCGCCGACTTCGGCGCGAAGGACCTGGCCAAGCAGTGGCTGCCCTGGAAGTGGGAGCAGAGCCTGGCCGACGGCGGCAACTTCGTGATGGGCCTCGGCACCGACATGGGCGGCCTGGCCCTGTGCTACCGCTCCGATCTGTTCAAGGCGGCCGGCTTGCCGGTCGAGCGGGACCAGGTGTCGGCGCTGTGGACCGGCTGGGACGAGTACTTCGCGGTCGGCGACCGGTTCGTCGCGTCGGGCAGCAAGGCCAAGTGGTTCGACGGCGTGGGCAACATCTACCAGGCCATGATGAACCAGACCCCGTACGGCTACTTCGACACCGCCGACGCCTACGTCGGCGACAGCAACCCGGCCGTGAAGACGGCGTTCGACAAGGTCGCCGCCGTGGCGAACAAGCCGGGCATGTCGGCCAAGCTCGACCCGTTCAGCCAGCAGTGGAACGTCGGCTTCAAGCAGGGCACGTTCGCCACGCTGCCGTGCCCGAGCTGGATGCTCGGCCTGATCAAGGACGGTTCCGGTCCGGAGAACGCCGGCAAGTGGGACATCGCCAAGATCCCCGGCAACGGCGGCAACTGGGGCGGTTCCTTCCTGACCGTGCCGAAGCAGGGCAAGCACGCCGAGGAGGCGTACGAGCTGGCGAAGTTCCTGACCTCGCCGGACGCCGAGGCCAAGATATTCCAGAACGTCGGCTCGCTGCCCTCGCAGCCGGAGACGCTGAAGAACCCGGCGGTGCTCGGCTTCAAGAACGAGTACTTCAGCAACGCCCCGGTCGGCGAGATCTACGCCAAGTCCGGCGAGACGCTGCAGCCGAACTACCGCGGCACCCGTGACGCCGACGTGCGGCCCGTCTTCGGCCGCGCCCTGGCCCGCGTGGAGCAGGGCAAGCAGGCCCCGGCGGACGCCTGGACGCAGGCCCTCACCGAGGCCGGCAAGGCGCTCGGCAAGTGA
- a CDS encoding sensor histidine kinase, whose protein sequence is MTWWRRAQDTALALAVWLLDTALFSTAGADLGAARGGRSTLIIAGYVALGAVALIWRRRAPVAVFAWLWLHAVIGSVFVAGYLPTLPLMVAVYTVGAHLSRRRAWLIAPALVPYGVLAANGAWLEPPSRQAATFVGLLLAFSLLVGGVWALGRWAGASRRRLAAAEQQRVASAHAAVAAERARISRELHDIVAHTVTVMMLQASGAGRIMATRPEQARAALTQIEELGGQAMAELRRMLAVLAADAPAEAAAQPGLGDLDELLVRMRSAGMPVNLVVEGEPRQLDPSVGLAAYRTVQEALTNIAKHKGGDVPAVVRLVWADELLVKVTDKGAAELPRSPLSTGHGLLGLRERVAVAGGRLDAGPTGDGGFEVSAALPAQAARGGRVPVGGAR, encoded by the coding sequence GTGACCTGGTGGCGGCGGGCGCAGGACACGGCACTGGCCCTGGCCGTGTGGCTGCTCGACACGGCCCTGTTCTCCACGGCCGGGGCCGACCTCGGCGCGGCCCGCGGCGGCCGGTCCACGCTGATCATCGCGGGCTACGTCGCGCTGGGCGCGGTGGCGCTGATCTGGCGGCGGCGCGCCCCGGTCGCGGTGTTCGCCTGGCTGTGGCTGCACGCCGTGATCGGCAGCGTGTTCGTCGCCGGTTACCTGCCGACCCTGCCGCTGATGGTGGCCGTGTACACGGTCGGCGCCCACCTGTCCCGCCGCCGGGCCTGGCTGATCGCCCCGGCACTGGTGCCGTACGGCGTGCTCGCCGCCAACGGCGCGTGGCTCGAACCGCCGTCGCGCCAGGCGGCCACCTTCGTCGGGCTGCTGCTGGCGTTCAGCCTGCTGGTCGGCGGCGTGTGGGCGCTGGGCCGGTGGGCGGGCGCCAGCCGGCGGCGACTGGCCGCGGCCGAGCAGCAGCGGGTCGCGTCGGCCCACGCGGCGGTCGCCGCGGAGCGGGCGCGCATCTCGCGCGAGCTGCACGACATCGTCGCGCACACGGTGACCGTGATGATGCTGCAGGCGAGCGGCGCCGGCCGGATCATGGCCACCCGCCCCGAGCAGGCCCGCGCCGCGCTCACCCAGATCGAGGAGCTGGGCGGGCAGGCGATGGCCGAACTGCGCCGGATGCTGGCCGTGCTGGCGGCGGACGCCCCCGCCGAGGCCGCCGCGCAGCCCGGCCTCGGCGACCTGGACGAGCTGCTGGTCCGGATGCGGTCCGCCGGCATGCCGGTGAACCTGGTGGTGGAGGGCGAGCCGCGGCAGCTGGATCCGTCCGTGGGGCTGGCCGCCTACCGCACCGTGCAGGAGGCGCTGACGAACATCGCCAAGCACAAGGGCGGCGACGTGCCCGCCGTGGTGCGCCTGGTCTGGGCCGACGAGCTGCTGGTCAAGGTCACCGACAAGGGCGCGGCCGAGCTGCCCCGTTCCCCGCTGTCCACCGGGCACGGCCTGCTGGGGCTGCGGGAACGGGTCGCCGTCGCGGGCGGCCGGCTGGACGCCGGGCCCACCGGCGACGGCGGGTTCGAGGTCTCGGCGGCGCTGCCGGCCCAGGCGGCCCGGGGCGGCCGAGTTCCGGTCGGCGGTGCGCGATGA
- a CDS encoding histidine phosphatase family protein, translating into MGTRLIFVRHGESVHSVERFVGGIAGCRGLTPSGHEQAAVVARRLAAEVSGPVAVYSSVLRRAVETAAPIAAALGVAAETDCGLCTWHYPAYADGRPLAVLKTAELPGGGVHRPFQRENESWAELVVRTGRAIIDIAYRHAGQTVVLVGHSETVNSSFHVLGMQPLLRAFDTVVAPGSVTEWTTDGDPATSPPTRWTLRRFSA; encoded by the coding sequence ATGGGGACGCGGCTGATCTTCGTGCGGCATGGGGAGTCGGTGCACTCGGTCGAGCGGTTCGTCGGCGGGATCGCGGGGTGCCGGGGGCTCACGCCGTCGGGGCACGAGCAGGCGGCGGTGGTCGCGCGGCGGCTGGCGGCGGAGGTGTCGGGGCCGGTCGCGGTGTACTCGTCGGTGCTGCGGCGGGCCGTCGAGACGGCCGCCCCGATCGCGGCGGCGCTGGGCGTCGCCGCGGAAACCGACTGCGGGCTGTGCACCTGGCACTATCCGGCGTACGCCGATGGGCGGCCGCTCGCCGTGCTCAAGACCGCGGAGCTGCCCGGCGGGGGCGTGCACCGGCCGTTCCAGCGGGAGAACGAGAGCTGGGCGGAGCTGGTGGTGCGGACCGGCCGGGCGATCATCGACATCGCCTACCGGCACGCTGGCCAGACGGTGGTGCTGGTCGGCCACAGCGAAACCGTCAACAGCTCGTTCCACGTGCTGGGCATGCAGCCGCTGCTACGGGCCTTCGACACGGTGGTCGCCCCGGGCTCGGTCACCGAGTGGACCACCGACGGCGACCCCGCCACCTCACCACCCACCCGCTGGACCCTGCGCCGCTTCAGCGCCTGA